Proteins from a genomic interval of Synechococcus sp. A15-28:
- the psbD gene encoding photosystem II D2 protein (photosystem q(a) protein), with protein MTIAVGRAPQRGWFDILDDWLKRDRFVFVGWSGILLFPTAYLAIGGWLTGTTFVTSWYTHGIASSYLEGCNFLTAAVSTPADAMGHSLLLLWGPEAQGDFVRWCQLGGLWAFVALHGAFALIGFMLRQFEIARLVGIRPYNAIAFSGPIAVFVSVFLMYPLGQSSWFFAPSFGVAAIFRFLLFLQGFHNWTLNPFHMMGVAGILGGALLCAIHGATVENTLFEDGEQANTFKAFEPTQEEETYSMVTANRFWSQIFGIAFSNKRWLHFFMLFVPVMGLWTSSIGIIGLALNLRAYDFVSQEIRAAEDPEFETFYTKNILLNEGLRAWMAPADQPHENFVFPEEVLPRGNAL; from the coding sequence ATGACGATCGCTGTAGGACGCGCGCCTCAGCGGGGATGGTTTGACATCCTCGATGACTGGCTCAAGCGCGACCGCTTCGTTTTTGTCGGCTGGTCCGGCATTCTTCTCTTCCCCACGGCCTATCTGGCCATCGGTGGCTGGCTCACAGGCACCACCTTTGTCACCTCCTGGTACACCCACGGCATCGCCTCCTCGTACCTGGAAGGTTGCAACTTCCTCACCGCCGCTGTGTCCACCCCCGCTGATGCGATGGGTCACAGCCTCCTGCTGCTCTGGGGCCCTGAAGCCCAGGGTGACTTCGTTCGCTGGTGTCAGCTCGGCGGCCTCTGGGCCTTCGTGGCCCTGCACGGCGCCTTCGCGCTGATCGGCTTCATGCTGCGTCAGTTCGAAATCGCCCGTCTGGTCGGCATCCGCCCTTACAACGCCATCGCCTTCTCCGGTCCGATCGCGGTGTTCGTCAGTGTCTTTCTGATGTACCCCCTCGGCCAGAGCAGCTGGTTCTTCGCGCCCTCCTTCGGTGTGGCTGCGATCTTCCGCTTCCTTCTCTTCCTCCAGGGCTTCCATAACTGGACCCTGAACCCCTTCCACATGATGGGCGTCGCCGGCATCCTCGGCGGTGCACTCCTCTGCGCCATTCACGGCGCCACCGTGGAAAACACCCTGTTTGAGGACGGCGAGCAGGCCAACACCTTCAAGGCGTTCGAGCCCACGCAGGAAGAAGAGACCTATTCCATGGTCACCGCCAACCGCTTCTGGAGTCAGATCTTCGGTATCGCCTTCTCCAACAAGCGCTGGCTGCACTTCTTCATGCTGTTCGTTCCTGTGATGGGCCTGTGGACCAGCTCCATCGGCATCATCGGCCTGGCCCTCAACCTGCGCGCCTATGACTTCGTGTCACAGGAAATCCGCGCTGCAGAAGATCCCGAATTCGAGACCTTCTACACCAAGAACATCCTTCTTAATGAAGGACTGCGTGCCTGGATGGCACCGGCTGACCAGCCGCACGAAAACTTCGTCTTCCCTGAAGAGGTTCTGCCCCGCGGCAACGCCCTCTGA
- a CDS encoding ABC transporter ATP-binding protein → MRRLLQRVAASAPASPLTPETATAELRVTRLSHRWANGQTVLDDCNLVIPGPGLWMLVGSNGSGKSTLFRLIAGLIEPQSGSISTSHRSALVFQNPDHQLLLPSCSSDLILGMDPDIGSSERRERVRRRLEDLGLAGLEHRPIHALSGGQKQRLAIAGALASEASLLLLDEPTALLDPDSQTSVLAAVRELCGRSEAPLTALWITHRLEELACADGAAHMSDGKVGPWMSGTDLQRRLQHGSSDR, encoded by the coding sequence ATGAGAAGACTGCTGCAACGGGTGGCAGCAAGCGCCCCGGCTTCTCCTTTGACTCCTGAGACCGCGACCGCAGAACTTCGGGTCACAAGACTGAGTCATCGCTGGGCCAACGGCCAGACGGTTCTCGACGATTGCAATCTCGTCATCCCCGGTCCAGGCCTGTGGATGCTGGTCGGGAGCAATGGCAGCGGCAAGAGCACCCTGTTCCGCCTGATCGCAGGCCTGATCGAACCGCAATCCGGATCGATCAGCACAAGTCATCGATCCGCCCTGGTGTTCCAGAACCCGGATCATCAACTGCTGCTGCCGAGCTGCAGCAGCGACCTGATCCTTGGAATGGATCCGGATATCGGCAGCAGCGAACGCCGCGAACGCGTCCGCCGGCGACTGGAGGACCTCGGCCTGGCAGGTCTGGAGCACCGACCGATCCATGCCCTCAGTGGCGGACAGAAACAGCGGCTGGCCATTGCCGGAGCCCTGGCCAGCGAGGCGAGCCTGCTCCTGCTGGATGAGCCCACAGCCCTGCTCGATCCGGACTCTCAGACCAGCGTGCTCGCTGCCGTACGCGAGCTCTGCGGGAGATCCGAGGCTCCCCTCACGGCTCTGTGGATCACCCACAGATTGGAAGAGCTGGCCTGTGCCGACGGCGCTGCGCATATGAGCGACGGCAAAGTTGGCCCATGGATGTCAGGAACAGATCTGCAACGACGCTTGCAGCACGGGAGCTCTGACAGGTAA